The Equus asinus isolate D_3611 breed Donkey chromosome 4, EquAss-T2T_v2, whole genome shotgun sequence genome has a segment encoding these proteins:
- the KLHDC7B gene encoding kelch domain-containing protein 7B, with translation MLSLQPSTMIQGALEPDSPGWGWDVDGDDDWDGTVLTLLALAVVAATALALHWFGSGQDQEVAGPVSTAPQAQPSQAGGDRGALLPKYQVSDGVEGPSSGQGKSDLPGHDQGSLAAAGAQDQEPTGGRGLAATAEPPLKIPGEMASGRALGQQYGTATPEAPQGKGREPFRPCAALLDRKKLGGTPAPLLIHFTSRSPGREVEMQVEAGGVRAKVPAHQGPVHTEKQDTSPWQQGVGTHGSLGRGPGSRRWQVDNSSGDRTCQPTKLDPLCLATVVSVWDTVDAASSLSASSQRPLLPEELPPSHTLQTRPITGGSEVGPGENGPLIAPGLAVDSGAKGAESRESGPQSPKESQGSPASVEGWSWARKEVLVTRSFSQAPGSMGPWLEEPQWGRHLLSQGQGTTEACNVGKAKANGSGDQSFFSSGPGRTEKPAGPGIKEGSGSWQGQGEQSSAQAAGGLGGGKPVTDILSDTPALSPSATLPAHTPKHPPPSASPPTVHLHRGLFPVTPTPPNSCPSDSLPLRVSQGPAEDENLRAVPAPAPSPAPISAPVAAPAPAPASGSRPTSQEPSVALCQGNQEGQISTSWGNLISMVLRSHPFPRQERPQGRASRAALESLRDASSSTHSENRESGSPLEGAVPTLEDRHSSSVRMVAEVGTGGLAGAGRQPQQRSSETSRALTPGPPSGPGGNGTEEKCLDSLLPPAAMPRTPSQPPEQTQPSPAPSPAARWHSQPVPRPRPRKRSLCEIAESSEWETSQEATGQHQGEAPVGRHSPAGSGGGLTEKQKEARKLMVFLQRPGSWGVVERPWKPSSPACKPASAAALQRRLGLGSCLDVLAFAQQHGERGLAQDTYALMSDNLLQVLGDPNLYRRLSGADRERILSLRTGRGQAVLGVLVLPSLYQLSRSGLTRGPRGEEAPEAGSVPLLPRMHLHMFNPQENRWRRLTQVPEEAPLRGCALCTMHNYLFLAGGIRGSGTKAVCSNEVFCYNPLTNIWSQVQPMQQARAQLKLVALDGLLYAIGGECLYSMECYDPRTDAWTSRAPLPAGTFPVAHEAVACRGDIYVTGGHLFYRLLRYSPVKDSWNECPYSASHRRSSDMVALGGFLYRFDLLRGVGAAVMRYNTVTGSWSRAASLPLPDPAPLRCTVLGNTIYCLNHQVTATFMVSEGTAQFQAKELQPFPLGSKGVLCPFVLTVPPADPLQSAL, from the coding sequence ATGCTGAGTCTGCAGCCCAGCACCATGATCCAGGGTGCCTTGGAGCCTGACAGCCCTGGCTGGGGCTGGGATGTGGACGGGGACGACGACTGGGATGGCACCGTGCTGACTCTGCTGGCGCTAGCTGTGGTGGCCGCCACAGCACTGGCTTTGCACTGGTTCGGCTCTGGACAGGACCAGGAGGTGGCAGGACCAGTGTCCACAGCCCCCCAGGCCCAGCCTTCTCAGGCAGGAGGAGACAGGGGAGCCCTGCTCCCAAAGTACCAGGTCAGTGATGGCGTCGAGGGACCCAGCTCAGGGCAAGGGAAGTCAGACCTTCCAGGACACGACCAGGGGAGtctggcagcagcaggagcccaggATCAGGAGCCCACGGGAGGTAGAGGTCTGGCTGCCACAGCTGAACCGCCACTCAAAATACCTGGCGAGATGGCCAGTGGAAGGGCCTTGGGACAGCAGTATGGTACTGCCACCCCAGAAGCCCCCCAAGGTAAAGGACGTGAGCCTTTCAGGCCATGTGCTGCCCTCCTGGATAGGAAAAAATTAGGGGGGACACCTGCCCCCCTGCTGATACACTTCACCTCTCGGAGTCCTGGCAGAGAAGTGGAGATGCAGGTAGAGGCAGGAGGCGTCCGAGCCAAGGTGCCAGCTCACCAGGGCCCCGTCCACACAGAGAAACAGgacaccagcccctggcaacaagGTGTGGGGACACATGGCTCACTGGGGAGAGGCCCAGGAAGCCGGCGGTGGCAGGTGGACAACAGCTCAGGAGATAGAACTTGCCAGCCCACAAAGCTGGACCCCCTATGCCTGGCCACTGTGGTGAGTGTGTGGGATACCGTGGATGCAGCCAGCAGCCTCTCTGCAAGCTCCCAGAGGCCCCTTCTCCCCGAGGAGCTGCCGCCATCACACACCCTGCAGACCAGGCCCATAACAGGTGGCTcagaggtggggcctggggagaaCGGGCCTCTAATAGCCCCAGGCCTAGCCGTGGACTCAGGAGCCAAAGGTGCTGAGAGCAGGGAGTCTGGGCCCCAGTCCCCCAAGGAGTCTCAGGGGTCCCCAGCTTCCGTGGAAGGCTGGTCTTGGGCAAGAAAGGAGGTTCTTGTCACCAGGAGCTTCAGTCAGGCCCCAGGCTCCATGGGCCCATGGCTAGAGGAACCGCAGTGGGGACGCCACCTCTTGTCCCAAGGGCAGGGAACCACAGAGGCCTGCAATGTGGGAAAGGCTAAGGCCAATGGCTCTGGAGACCAGTCTTTCTTCAGCTCAGGGCCGGGCAGGACAGAGAAGCCAGCGGGCCCAGGCATCAAAGAAGGGAGTGGATCCTGGCAAGGCCAGGGGGAACAGAGCAGTGCACAGGCAGCTGGAGGTCTGGGTGGAGGGAAGCCAGTCACAGACATCCTCAGCGACACCCCTGCCCTGAGCCCTTCAGCCACGCTCCCCGCACACACCCCTAAGCATCCCCCACCCTCAGCTTCCCCACCCACAGTACATCTGCACCGAGGTCTCTTTCCTGTAACCCCGACTCCTCCCAACTCGTGTCCTTCAGACTCTTTGCCCCTCAGGGTTAGCCAGGGTCCTGCTGAGGATGAAAATCTCAGAGCAGTGCCAGCCCCCGCCCCATCCCCTGCCCCAATCTCAGCCCCAGttgcagccccagcccctgccccagctaGTGGGTCAAGGCCTACATCTCAGGAGCCCAGTGTGGCTCTCTGCCAGGGCAACCAGGAGGGGCAGATCTCAACCAGCTGGGGAAACCTTATTTCTATGGTTCTTAGGAGTCACCCCTTCCCCAGGCAAGAGAGGCCCCAAGGGAGAGCCTCGAGGGCAGCTCTGGAAAGCCTTAGAGATGCCAGCTCTTCCACACACTCTGAGAACAGAGAGTCTGGTTCTCCCCTTGAAGGGGCTGTCCCCACCCTGGAGGACAGGCACAGCTCCTCAGTCAGGATGGTCGCAGAGGTAGGCACAGGGGGTCTAGCTGGGGCTGGACGTCAGCCACAGCAGAGAAGCTCCGAGACGAGCAGGGCTCTCACCCCAGGCCCTCCCTCAGGCCCAGGAGGAAATGGAACTGAGGAGAAATGTCTGGACTCCCTACTGCCACCAGCTGCAATGCCCAGGACACCCTCACAGCCCCCTGAGCAGACACAGCCTAGTCCTGCACCCTCCCCTGCTGCGAGGTGGCACTCACAGCCTGTTCCCCGGCCACGGCCACGGAAACGCAGCCTGTGTGAAATAGCGGAGAGCTCTGAGTGGGAGACCAGCCAGGAGGCCACAGGGCAACACCAGGGAGAGGCGCCAGTGGGGAGGCACAGCCCCGCAGGCAGTGGAGGGGGTctcacagagaagcagaaagaggcCCGCAAACTCATGGTGTTTCTGCAGAGGCCCGGGAGCTGGGGGGTAGTGGAAAGGCCCTGGAAACCCAGCTCCCCAGCCTGCAAGCCGGCTTCAGCAGCAGCTCTGCAGCGGCGACTGGGTCTGGGCAGCTGCCTGGACGTCCTGGCCTTCGCCCAGCAGCACGGGGAGCGTGGCCTGGCCCAGGACACCTATGCCTTGATGAGTGACAATCTGCTTCAAGTGCTGGGAGACCCAAACCTCTACCGAAGGCTGAGTGGGGCTGACCGGGAGCGCATCCTGAGCCTTCGGACGGGCCGGGGCCAGGCGGTGCTGGGGGTCCTTGTGCTGCCCAGCCTCTACCAGCTGAGCCGCTCGGGGCTCACAAGGGGCCCCCGTGGGGAGGAGGCTCCTGAGGCCGGGTCTGTGCCCCTGCTTCCTCGCATGCACCTGCACATGTTCAACCCCCAAGAGAACAGATGGCGGCGCCTGACACAGGTGCCTGAGGAGGCCCCGCTGAGGGGTTGTGCTCTCTGCACCATGCACAACTATCTGTTCCTGGCGGGGGGCATCCGTGGCTCCGGTACCAAGGCTGTCTGCTCCAATGAGGTCTTCTGCTACAACCCTCTGACCAACATCTGGAGCCAGGTGCAGCCCATGCAGCAGGCCCGTGCCCAGCTCAAACTGGTAGCCCTGGATGGGCTTCTCTATGCCATCGGGGGTGAGTGCCTGTACAGCATGGAGTGCTATGACCCGCGCACAGATGCCTGGACCTCACGCGCACCCCTCCCTGCAGGCACCTTCCCTGTGGCACACGAGGCTGTGGCCTGCCGTGGGGACATCTATGTCACTGGGGGCCACCTCTTCTACCGCTTGCTCAGGTACAGCCCTGTGAAGGATTCGTGGAACGAGTGCCCCTACAGTGCCAGCCACCGGCGTTCCAGCGACATGGTGGCGCTGGGAGGCTTCCTATACCGCTTTGACCTGCTGCGGGGTGTGGGTGCCGCTGTGATGCGCTACAACACCGTAACAGGGTCCTGGAGCCGAGCTGCCTCCCTGCCGCTGCCTGACCCTGCTCCGCTCCGCTGCACAGTTCTGGGCAACACCATTTACTGCCTCAACCACCAGGTCACGGCCACCTTCATGGTCTCCGAGGGGACTGCTCAGTTCCAGGCCAAAGAGCTGCAGCCCTTTCCCTTGGGAAGTAAGGGGGTTCTCTGTCCATTCGTCCTGACTGTTCCCCCTGCAGATCCGCTGCAGAGTGCCCTCTGA